A stretch of the Lolium perenne isolate Kyuss_39 chromosome 3, Kyuss_2.0, whole genome shotgun sequence genome encodes the following:
- the LOC127325598 gene encoding probable receptor-like protein kinase At5g18500: MEPDVLEQIFDGSIEPRDIKLSDLQSITKNFSEDQIIGKGGFGTVYKGVLLNGVVAVKRIHNMHTIDEKLFHREVNSLLMVNHKNIFRFLGFCSHTVHKPFKNEGSGGYILFEDRERILCFEYVNNGSLENYIADELRGLQWDTRYSIIKGICEGLQYLHMEKSIMHMDLKPANILIDDNMVAKITDFGLSRMVENSQTKTTNRFFTLGYSAPEYIDSGTMSPSYDVYSLGIIIIQLVTGHRSVTNSNNVSVFYIVDGLFLQI, encoded by the exons ATGGAACCTGACGTATTGGAGCAGATATTCGACGGAAGCATCGAACCAAGAGATATAAAGTTATCAGATTTACAGAGCATAACTAAAAATTTCTCCGAGGACCAAATAATTGGCAAGGGTGGATTTGGAACTGTTTACAAG GGTGTCCTCCTTAATGGAGTAGTTGCAGTGAAGAGGATACACAACATGCATACAATAGATGAGAAGCTATTTCACCGGGAGGTTAACAGCCTATTGATGGTCaaccataaaaacatatttcgGTTTCTTGGCTTCTGTTCTCATACGGTACATAAACCATTCAAAAATGAAGGGTCAGGCGGATACATTTTGTTTGAGGATAGAGAAAGAATACTCTGTTTTGAGTACGTCAACAATGGAAGTCTTGAAAACTATATTGCAG ATGAATTAAGAGGGCTCCAATGGGACACTCGTTATTCAATAATAAAAGGAATCTGCGAGGGTCTGCAGTATCTTCATATGGAAAAGAGTATTATGCATATGGATCTGAAGCCAGCAAACATACTAATAGATGATAACATGGTAGCGAAAATTACTGATTTTGGTTTGTCTAGAATGGTGGAAAACTCACAAACCAAAACTACAAACCGCTTTTTTACACT AGGATACAGCGCCCCAGAATACATAGACAGTGGCACCATGTCACCCAGCTATGATGTGTATAGCTTGGGCATCATAATAATCCAACTGGTGACAGGACACAGGAGTGTTACCAATAGTAATAACGTAAGTGTGTTTTACATTGTAGATGGTCTCTTTTTACAGATTTAG